tgcctaataaatgtattttttcaagataaaactgcacattttagagtggccttttattgtgaccagcccaaggcacacctgtgcaataatcatgctgtttaatcagcatcttgatatgccacacctgtcaggtggatggattatcttggcaaaggagaagtgctcactaacacggatttaaacaaatttgtgaacaaaatttgagagaaataagccttttatgtgcatagaaaaagtcttagatcttttatttcaactcatgaaaaatgggagcaaaaacaaaagtgtcttttacttttactatcttttactttggcgtatggCTCCCTCATTGTTACTTCCGAGCCGGGTTGTAACATTGTTCTATAACAGTGGTTTTAAAAAAGAATTGCAAGTATAATGTAACAATTTCATTCAGAATATCTTGCCATAAGcaggttaaagtaataatctgtaactttttcatataaataaatttccgttttgctactctctatctctgattcatataacacaacagtAATTCAACCTATGtccagttcatgaaatcttttccgttgtctgttctaaacagctggTGTCCGGTAGCTGGTTAAAAAAcacctctgccgcacaggaagtgatgcgttttatgtttccgttttgtttggaataaacggaagaagaagaactgggtagttagcatgagctgcgatagccaccatggctgaacagagaaagaaaagagaaactcaaactgcatcaacaggaaatcgaaggaaaaagatgtcacagtaccgcccacactgtttgattgacaggtgatctctgggaagtacAGAACCAAAAGTGCggtacagaaacaccacagccatgagcacttagcaccaaggagagagacaaaaaaaaaagttaaaactcTTGTGGATTACCATTTAAGTATGAACACAAGATAAAGTTAATCACCAACATTTTTTACAGAGCGtgtgctatatacagtatattgcctATTTTTTAACAGGCACAAGAGTTCCCAAAAACAGTCATTTAATAAGGTTTAGGTTGCTTTCTTGTGTGTATATTGCATTATATGATGCCGTGTGAAAGTTATGTGACCCAAAAGGTATCATGATTACAATAGTCTGAGACACAACAGGGAGATATGGGACATCTGCCAACTATGTAAAAATTGTACTGATAACCTTTCACCTCAACAGGATAAAAAGGCAGCTGCAACACCCAGAATCTGCCAGACTTGGGCGAACACAACTATTACATCCTGAAAAAGGTGAGTCTCTGAGTCTTaggagaaacaacaaaaaatgttcaTTTGGCACGTTaaaattattacaattattttaAGAATgatacaacaacaataataaacaacataatATCACAATGATTGATGATGaggattattgttattatttataataTTACACCTATTACTAATTTATTATACATGGATTATCAGATAAATTATTGAGAAATTACTTTTACAAATTTGTTTATATTTAATTGTTGTCAGTTTACTGAGTGAATTACCTGTAACTAAACTGAATTGACTGGTTTTGGAATACAGTTTAACGATGATGATTGTCATGACTTTTGATTTGTTATTATCTGGGCGGCTCAAATTTGTTTTCCCTTGCAAACCTATTGCAAGGGCACAAAAGTTCAGGAATATACTAAGTGCAGGACTATTTTTGACTACTTTTTGACGACAACTCCTGTGTTTCAAACCAGACtccctcaccaccaccatcaccatgaTGATGTTCTGTGTGTCTCTACCTCTCTGTGCCATCATGGTCCTGAGTCAAGCTGCCTCTCTCAACTCGTCCGTCAGAATATATCACGGCTCCTGCGAGTACAAGGCCCAATACTCTGCTAATATTATTGGAGCTTACATGCCACAGTGCGACGCTGATGGGAATTTCCTCCCCCAGCAGTGCTGGGCATCATCCGGTTACTGCTGGTGTGTCAACGTCCTCACCGGAGTGGAGATACCAGGGACGAGGACACCGCCAGGAACGATGCCTGTTAACTGTGGTGAGGGAtgacgtgtatgtgtgtgtgtgtgtgctaaagtACAGTTAAAGTAAATGGGGTTTGAATGAATTTAAACTCTGTCTGCAAACCCATGCTTCCTTACGGGACAGTAAATCTTTAATTTACACTTTGagctcctgtgtttttttgctgtgtctGTCTCAGAGCCCCATGCAAATGAAGAGATCGGGCAGAATATAGAAAAGGAAAACTACTGTCCCTCCGGCTGGTCCCGGTACGGCACACGGTGTTTCATCTTCATTGAAACCACCAAGACATGGGTTGAAGCTGAGGTGAGGGTGGATAGAGGGtacaggagagatggaggaaaaaagagggaaaaatacAACTTTTTCCCTCActtagcacttctctatcatacatgatcattctactGTCACAAGAACATTTTGCTTCATTCACCGCTGTAGAACTACataaaaagtgggtaaactctgACCTCTACTCAGCGATCATCATGAGGAAAACAATCACCAATACAAATCAATTgtgttttcagaaaaacatgaatttatgctttttcccctttgcaagaccctatcctcatttaaacctgcactaagcgatttcagaccctataaccaatcctgaaactgtgtgctatgtggagatttccttgagacgtaatgatataaaccaatatccacacacgtgccagctgtgttgctgtttcccCCTCTTtactaaagcttgttgtcaaaacccgACCTgactcgaagctcctcccggcccattcagtagcttttaatttttttaaaaccagcttgtctcctccctcgctgtttaaaagcggcacTCATCCCCTCACATCAATGAAAAAAacttctcgtaatggcggaaccGTAGAAGTGAGCAAGTAAACTTGATGAACtagtaaactttttttttttattgtatttatgaAAAAGTGCACAAATCAAGAATGTATTAACAATATGAAACAGTATGTTCACAAGTATGCACTTTTTTCCCCAGTTTACAATGCCCTCCCTATGTCAAAAAAGAAGTAAGAAACAAATACTGTAGGAAATAATAGAGAACCCTCCCAtatgaactagtaaacttgctacgtacctcttcacttgtcattgtatgacatgtaaccttcagcgggagaaaaagcTGGTAAAGCGAGACTAGCAACCGGCGACATTTCTCCGTACGTTTatcttagctattagcctttatgcaccaGCAGCATTGCTGTGCTTAATATACAAATGtattgcagtttctgtcaccctctagtggtctgaaaatcgcatagtgcagctttaacttgcAGATTGGCGTTttagttacacaaacatttctcataGGCAGAGCTGCTCCAGAGGCACAAATagtctcattggttgagttaaacctcaaagGTTGGAAGCAAAGAACCAGTGAAAAGGGGCTAATGACTTGTCTAAAGGCTTGtccatcctcttcttccttctctcgtCCTTTGTTtcctgctctccttctctctcccccttccctaTCAGACTTATTGTATATTTGAAGGGGCCACCCTGGCGTCGATCCACAGTGAGGAGGAGAATCACTTCATCCAGGCCTTGACCAGGGGAGACACCCACAACTTCCCCAGCACCTGGATTGGAGGCCAGGATGCCGTACAGGTAAGGAGCTCTTTCCATACAACTTCCATCCATCTATCATTCCATTAatggctggggacacactacagGATTATCAGGACAATTTCAACCACGTTTTCCCATCTTGACAGTAAGAGGAGAAATCCCGATTGGAGGCTTGGTCAGGACCGATGGTCGGTAAAGATTACCTGGTAATGTGAGATTACAGATTCAATCTTAACCACTCGTCTTGCAGACTGATCTGAGCCGCCCCaataatatcaaacatgtttgatatttacaaCCTGCTGGGTCCTGAACAAGTCCTATAGTGTGTGAGAATCACAGATTCATTCCACGAGTGTAAAccgtcaacagccaatgagagccaCGTTGAATAGCATAAGTTCCTGTGAGATCACAGGTCCTGACGTCAGTGAAGTTTCAGGAATCAGCAGGATAATTTCAATTATTGTCTCTACTAAAGAGTTCAGGTATCTTGGGGTCTTATTCACAATAAGACCCCAAGATACCTGAACTCTTTCACTTGGAGCAGCTGCTTCCCCCTCACCTGAATGGGGCAGGCCACCTTTTTCCAGGACACAACCATGGCCTCAGACTTGGAAGTGCTGGCTCTCATCCCGACCACATCATACTCACCTGCAAACTGCTCCAGTGCACATCTGAGATCATGGCCCGACGAAGCCAGGACAACATCATACGCAATAACAAAAATTCCACTCAAATGTCACTGACTTGAACACTCTCTAGACCTCAGCTGCACCTTGACATCCTGTCCATGGATATCACAAACAGAAGAAGGAACAAGGTGCGCCCTTGTCAGTGAACCCTTGTTGGAGTTGATGTCCACCTTGATCGTGCTTGACTTAATGCCAAGAATGAGAACACAGCTCACAGCAGTGACCCTGGCACCCCATACTTTCACAGGACACCTTGGAGAACATGGTTGTAAACCTTTTCCAAATCcactacacaaacacatgtagacAAGATTAGCAAATTCCATGACCCCTTGATTATCTGCAAGAGGGTACAAAGCATGTACTGTTCTGTGACCAGGACAGAATCTTTCCAGCACCTTGGCATAGGCTTCCCAGGGAGGCTAAGCAGTGTGACTCCACAATAGTTGGAACACACGCTCTGGTCCCCTGTTTTGAAATTGGGCACCACCACTCATGTCTGCCAATCCAAGGGCACAGTTCTGGAAATCCATGCGACATTAAAGAGACGTATCAACCACGACAGCCCAACAATATTTGGAGCCTTCAGCATTTCAGGATGAATCACTGAGGATCTTGCGGACTACCCAGTTGATCTCTGCCAAAGAGATGGGCTCTGATCCCCAAAAATGTCTAGCTCTCCCGCATGTCTGTTGGGTTTAGGAGTACCTTCAAGTGCTCTTTCCACCTTCCAACAATATACCCATTTGAGGTCAACATTGCTCTCCCCCTTCCAGGACCTCTTTGAGGCTTTTGCTTCTGCAGCTACCACAGCTGCAGCCTTTCTGTCCTACCGATACCTCTCCACTGAGTCAGGAGTCACCTGTGCCAACCAGGCCCAGAAGGCCTTCTTCAGCTTGACAGCCTCTGTCAATGCTGGAGTCCACCAGTGGGTTATTGGGTTGCCACAATGACAAGCACTGACCACCTTATGGCCATATCTCCTGGTAGCCTTTTCCATGACAGAGGTTTTGAACAAGGTCCATTCCAACTCACTGTCCTTAACCTCCACCTGGAAACAAGAACGTTAGCTCAGAGGTTTGAGTTAAAATCATTCTGGACAAAGTCCTCCACCAGTTGTTCCCAGCAAACCAGTTCCAGAACATATGGCCTCTGGTCTGATGAAACAACTACAAAGTTTACCATCAACCTTTAGCCCAAGGTTCTGTGGCACCATGTGCACTTTAGAGCCTCCTTGTGTTTGAACATGGTGCTTGTTATGGATGATCCATGAGTAGTACAGAAAtcgaacaaaaacaaaccactaACACTCCCCTCCAGGTATCACCGTTGCCAACATGAGCACTGGCCCCTTCACTCTGGAACAGTCTCCCCCAAGCTATCCGATCAGCCAAATCTGTAGATtgctttaaaaatgcatttgtatAGGTTAGTCTTTTTATAATTAGCCCTGCAGTAGATGATGTTTTGTTTCTCAAGTGTTTGTTTGattgcctttctttctctgatgtTTTGTTTGTATATTTACTTCTTGTCTCACATTCACGTTTCTTGTGCATGTCGGCCTATTTTTGCatttatcttgttttttttttgtttttttgttgggttagggttagggttagggttaaccctgTTTTATTAggtacagcactttgtaacatgtgttttaaaaagtgctatataaataaaatgttacttacTTACATTGAAGTCTCCCAGTGGGAGTCACACCCCACCCAACCTGTCTGAGAAAAATTGGATTATAAAAGTCTTCTAGTGCATCCCCAGCCTTTAGCAAGGACCTAACAtccatgcatgtatgtatgtatgtctctttatctatctataGAACGGTCTTTGGATGTGGACAGATGGCTCTAGGTTTGACTATGTGAACTGGTACCCGGGGCTGTCGCACAGCACAAGTGAGCATTGTCTGGAAATCAACAGTGGAGGTAATAATCcacatatatgcatgcatgcagacactgacacagacacacatttatacacatacACCTCAGTGGCAGTCAATCAATAGGGGGCGCTATGGCATCACCCCACCTGATCttgcataaaaacaaaacaaacaaaaaaacagcagggCTCTGGCTGCTGAAGACCAGAGGGGTATTCCACAAAGACAGTTTAAGAAAACTAAAGTAAatcctgaattctgacttgagtGAGCAAGAC
This region of Centroberyx gerrardi isolate f3 chromosome 23, fCenGer3.hap1.cur.20231027, whole genome shotgun sequence genomic DNA includes:
- the eslec gene encoding snaclec A10 → MVLSQAASLNSSVRIYHGSCEYKAQYSANIIGAYMPQCDADGNFLPQQCWASSGYCWCVNVLTGVEIPGTRTPPGTMPVNCEPHANEEIGQNIEKENYCPSGWSRYGTRCFIFIETTKTWVEAETYCIFEGATLASIHSEEENHFIQALTRGDTHNFPSTWIGGQDAVQNGLWMWTDGSRFDYVNWYPGLSHSTKDLNSDLMTSHP